The following are from one region of the Pirellulales bacterium genome:
- a CDS encoding thioredoxin family protein, translated as MRARQGVFSLLSWLVAVSLAYVAIHLTGCEQAQNPHTPPSTPSAPALPSLGYLTDLEQARLQARTEGKPILVFFTAEWCKYCHQLADEVLCQGQIRSLTNQFVCVELDCDQFPRICQQYRVGSYPTLLLLNPQGHEIGRLVGFQPFGQVSGTLQLALQSLARAQRVQLRR; from the coding sequence ATGCGGGCTCGCCAGGGTGTGTTTAGTTTGCTGTCTTGGTTGGTGGCTGTCAGCTTGGCCTATGTCGCCATTCATTTGACCGGCTGCGAGCAGGCCCAAAATCCGCACACTCCCCCATCCACCCCCAGCGCTCCCGCGCTTCCCAGCCTGGGTTATTTGACCGATCTGGAGCAAGCCCGCCTGCAAGCCCGCACGGAGGGAAAGCCGATATTGGTATTTTTTACGGCTGAATGGTGCAAATATTGCCATCAGTTAGCGGACGAAGTGCTATGTCAGGGACAAATCCGTTCTTTGACAAATCAGTTTGTCTGCGTGGAACTGGATTGCGATCAATTTCCCCGGATTTGCCAGCAATACCGGGTCGGTAGTTATCCCACGCTGTTGCTGCTCAATCCCCAGGGGCATGAAATTGGCCGATTGGTCGGCTTTCAGCCGTTTGGCCAAGTTAGCGGGACCCTACAGTTGGCCCTGCAGAGCCTCGCCCGCGCGCAGCGGGTGCAATTGCGTCGGTAA
- the flhA gene encoding flagellar biosynthesis protein FlhA, with product MSVSEANPDSALPFWARAQDFLLPLAVIASVLVIMIPLPPALLDILLACNIAVAVIVLLTTIYVRVPLEFSVFPSLLLATTLARLVLNVATTRLILTRAPRDGALAAGHVVKEFGEFVAGNDLVVGIIIFVIIVVIQFIVITKGATRISEVAARFALDGMPGRQMAIDADLNAGIIDENEAQRRRQEVSRQADFYGAMDGASKFVRGDAIAGILITIINIVGGLVIGMWEGGMSLGQAASVFTKLTIGDGLVSQVPAFLISLAAGLLTTRSSHDSNLPKEFVGQLFSRPQALYVAGGFLGLLAFSNLPPIPLLTLGGGCVMLAVSLGRQKKQATAAAQTKAQVEAAKPPEERIEDFLSTDPMEIEIGVGLIKLADPKRGGDLLQRIQRVRQNVAGEIGIIMPKVRIRDNVRLEQNQYRIKIADVAVAEGQLEPYKLLAMDSGVTTGKVGGLETREPAFGTPATWIDPGQRSQAELHGYTIVEPAAVLATHLTETVRKHADEILTRDATKHLVEELKKSQPATVEELIPGQMKLAEVQRILQALLREQVPIKLLGPILETLGDYASRTKDPILLAEYVRHRLARAICSRYRDKENRLYVVTLDPAVEDRIKAGLEHNERGLTVRMSPPAIDATCRVIAREIDKLTQKHKPPVLLVSPQIRVGLKQLTSAQLPRLVVLSFNEVTRDTVIESIGMVVDGK from the coding sequence ATGTCCGTCAGCGAAGCAAATCCCGATTCCGCGCTCCCTTTTTGGGCCCGCGCGCAGGATTTTTTGCTGCCATTGGCGGTAATAGCCAGCGTGCTGGTGATCATGATTCCGCTGCCGCCGGCGCTGTTGGATATTCTGCTAGCCTGCAATATCGCGGTCGCGGTCATTGTGCTACTGACGACGATTTATGTGCGGGTACCGCTAGAATTTAGCGTCTTTCCCTCGCTACTCCTGGCCACCACGCTGGCCCGGCTGGTCCTCAATGTCGCCACCACCAGGCTAATTTTGACCCGCGCGCCGCGGGACGGGGCCTTGGCTGCGGGGCATGTGGTTAAGGAATTTGGCGAATTTGTCGCCGGTAACGACCTGGTGGTCGGCATTATTATCTTTGTCATCATCGTGGTGATTCAGTTTATTGTCATTACCAAGGGCGCGACGCGGATCAGCGAGGTCGCCGCGCGGTTTGCCTTGGACGGCATGCCCGGCCGCCAAATGGCTATCGACGCCGACCTGAACGCCGGAATCATCGACGAAAACGAGGCCCAACGCCGTCGGCAAGAGGTCTCGCGGCAGGCGGACTTTTACGGGGCGATGGATGGCGCCAGCAAATTCGTCCGGGGGGACGCCATTGCCGGCATTCTCATCACGATCATCAATATTGTCGGCGGTTTGGTCATCGGCATGTGGGAAGGGGGGATGTCCCTGGGCCAGGCGGCGTCGGTATTTACCAAGCTCACCATCGGAGATGGGCTGGTCAGCCAGGTCCCCGCGTTTTTAATCTCCCTCGCCGCGGGCTTGCTCACCACCCGTTCCAGCCATGACAGCAACCTGCCAAAGGAGTTTGTTGGGCAGTTGTTTTCCCGCCCCCAGGCGTTGTATGTCGCGGGTGGGTTTTTAGGCCTCCTGGCGTTTTCCAACCTTCCCCCCATACCGCTACTCACCCTGGGGGGGGGATGTGTCATGTTGGCGGTTTCCCTGGGGCGTCAGAAAAAACAAGCCACCGCCGCCGCCCAAACCAAGGCCCAGGTGGAAGCGGCCAAGCCCCCGGAAGAACGGATCGAGGATTTTTTATCGACCGATCCCATGGAGATCGAAATTGGCGTCGGTCTGATCAAATTGGCCGATCCCAAGCGGGGGGGGGACCTGTTACAACGGATTCAGCGCGTGCGGCAAAACGTGGCGGGCGAGATTGGCATTATCATGCCCAAGGTCCGTATTCGCGATAATGTCCGGCTAGAACAAAATCAGTACCGGATCAAAATCGCCGATGTGGCCGTGGCCGAGGGACAGCTCGAGCCGTACAAGCTACTGGCGATGGATTCGGGAGTGACCACGGGTAAAGTAGGGGGGTTGGAAACACGTGAGCCGGCCTTTGGCACGCCCGCTACCTGGATCGATCCCGGACAACGGAGCCAGGCGGAATTGCATGGTTACACCATTGTCGAACCAGCGGCCGTGTTGGCCACCCACTTGACCGAGACCGTCCGTAAACACGCCGACGAAATCCTCACCCGCGACGCGACCAAGCACCTGGTCGAGGAACTAAAGAAATCACAGCCCGCCACCGTCGAGGAACTCATCCCCGGCCAAATGAAACTGGCCGAGGTGCAGCGCATCCTGCAAGCCCTCTTGCGGGAACAAGTCCCCATCAAGCTGCTGGGGCCCATATTGGAAACGCTGGGAGATTATGCCAGCCGGACCAAGGACCCCATTTTGCTGGCGGAATACGTGCGGCACCGCCTGGCACGGGCGATTTGTTCGCGCTATCGCGATAAAGAAAACCGGTTGTACGTGGTGACGCTGGATCCCGCGGTGGAAGACCGGATCAAGGCGGGACTAGAGCATAACGAACGGGGCCTGACTGTCCGCATGTCCCCCCCCGCGATCGATGCCACGTGCCGGGTCATAGCCCGTGAGATCGACAAATTAACGCAAAAACACAAACCGCCGGTGTTGCTGGTCAGTCCGCAAATCCGCGTGGGACTAAAGCAGTTGACCTCCGCGCAATTGCCTCGGCTGGTGGTGCTCAGCTTTAACGAAGTGACCCGCGATACCGTGATTGAATCCATTGGTATGGTAGTGGACGGAAAATAA